The proteins below come from a single Mya arenaria isolate MELC-2E11 chromosome 6, ASM2691426v1 genomic window:
- the LOC128238123 gene encoding uncharacterized protein LOC128238123 isoform X1 — translation MMLMSFMIFGSTLVSGSPTELQRLNYGVVFESQDPVQLATESWIHKFAIELPESINIVDLTGCSEGPKTCKIVNEVLLEINQVREETEVMINNTIDSIIRLIPERNLVKQRSRRALLPFIGSISKSIFGTATTNDVENLARHINALNKLTRNMANSIQQHDNNLSSYMHTMDRRIENIVEGMKENEMAIQHIQTQLYETFGNLERSFSTMSVLIAKQIQKSRKLEHLFNKLLDGIYDLVEGKLSPHLVAPSVMATTLSDFQGLLHDKFSGYNLVYKNHHEIYKNVDIIFTRQGSKLFISVKFPISTFNKPLSLFKVISLPVPINNTSNHATQLLDLPQLFAITGDSQYYGTFDMTELNSCKTGKTKICTFNKALYPITHDTCISALFNDDKSLIKANCNFRFLISHLSSEILPLSHTTILVYNVDIVEFDCKTGQRMVKGCNFCIIHEPCECSVSTATIYLPQRLSTCNQNTTSRLHPVNLALLQQFFNDTELQNIDSNSLFENPLSVDVPQFQIYNHTMQNIIADDRKAHLSLEKMAQSAKTDAMVFQSLTDPLLTGDIMLEDNWPSTDDILLYCTTSIAAFCLIALILISLKLRKLMIVVSVLQNTGVQKVQATTLPSFIYKKPETTPAPTNYIWEQLGITLDHYILAFVIMSCVMVSVLLVKTCTCRLRNRSCQIVLELTNGFSCVFVPIYNLSMCPTYWNIRVPQSISCISIQGLWTPILSFDWDDFHVENKLTHQKNNVASTVRVGPLAARRIRHIMHTSYSANFYAKHGNLLIPLN, via the coding sequence ATGATGTTGATGTCCTTCATGATTTTTGGTTCCACTTTGGTGTCTGGTAGTCCGACAGAGCTGCAACGGCTTAACTATGGTGTAGTGTTTGAGTCACAGGATCCAGTACAGCTCGCAACAGAGAGCTGGATCCATAAATTTGCCATTGAATTGCCAGAGAGCATAAATATTGTAGACCTGACGGGTTGTAGTGAAGGTCCAAAAACGTGTAAAATTGTGAATGAAGTGTTACTCGAAATAAATCAAGTTAGAGAGGAAACAGAAGTTATGATTAACAACACCATCGACTCCATTATTAGGCTTATTCCAGAGAGAAACCTTGTAAAACAACGTTCCCGTAGAGCTTTACTGCCATTCATTGGATCAATTTCAAAATCCATATTTGGAACTGCTACAACAAATGACGTTGAAAACTTGGCCAGACATATCAATGCTTTAAATAAACTCACTAGGAATATGGCCAATAGTATACAGCAACATGACAACAATCTTAGTTCATACATGCACACGATGGACCGTAGGATCGAGAATATTGTGGAAGGAATGAAAGAGAATGAAATGGCAATACAGCATATTCAAACACAATTATATGAGACTTTCGGTAACTTGGAAAGATCATTCTCTACAATGAGTGTTTTGATTGCCAAGCAGATTCAGAAGTCTAGAAAACTTGaacatttgtttaacaaacTTCTTGATGGCATTTATGATTTAGTTGAAGGTAAGCTGTCCCCTCATTTGGTTGCTCCATCTGTGATGGCAACCACTTTGTCGGATTTTCAAGGATTGTTGCATGATAAATTCAGTGGCTATAACTTAGTCTATAAAAACCATCATGAAATTTATAAGAATGTTGACATTATATTTACACGTCAAGGCTCAAAGCTTTTTATATCTGTTAAGTTCCCCATTTCTACATTTAATAAGCCATTGTCACTGTTTAAGGTGATATCTCTTCCAGTTCCTATTAATAATACTTCAAATCATGCAACTCAATTGTTAGACTTACCACAGCTTTTTGCAATTACTGGGGATTCACAGTACTATGGCACTTTtgatatgactgaattaaataGCTGTAAAACAGGCAAAACTAAGATTTGTACTTTCAATAAAGCTCTTTACCCAATAACACATGATACTTGTATTTCTGCTTTGTTCAATGATGATAAAAGCCTGATAAAAGCAAACTGTAACTTCAGATTTTTGATTAGTCATTTATCATCTGAGATTTTGCCATTATCTCACACAACTATTTTGGTATACAATGTAGATATTGTTGAATTTGATTGTAAAACTGGTCAGAGAATGGTTAAAGGCTGTAACTTTTGTATTATACATGAACCATGTGAATGTTCTGTGTCTACAGCTACCATTTATCTTCCTCAAAGATTATCTACATGTAATCAAAACACAACTAGCAGGTTACATCCTGTTAATTTAGCATTGCTCCAACAATTCTTTAATGATACAGAATTACAGAATATTGATAGCAAttctttatttgaaaatccATTGTCTGTGGATGTGCCTCAATTCCAAATCTATAATCATACGATGCAAAATATAATTGCCGATGACAGAAAGGCACACCTTAGTCTGGAAAAGATGGCACAGTCGGCTAAAACTGATGCTATGGTGTTTCAATCTTTAACCGATCCATTGTTGACCGGAGATATTATGCTGGAAGATAACTGGCCCTCCACAGATGACATTCTCTTGTATTGTACGACATCCATTGCTGCCTTTTGTCTGATTGCTTTAATCTTAATATCTCTTAAACTTAGAAAACTCATGATTGTAGTGTCTGTTCTACAAAATACAGGTGTACAAAAAGTTCAGGCTACCACTCTACCTTCTTTCATATATAAGAAGCCTGAAACCACTCCTGCACCAACAAATTATATTTGGGAACAACTTGGCATTACTTTAGATCATTACATATTAGCTTTTGTGATTATGTCATGTGTGATGGTGTCGGTTCTATTagtcaaaacatgtacatgtagactAAGAAATAGATCATGTCAAATTGTTCTTGAGCTCACAAATGGATTTTCATGTGTCTTTGTGCCTATTTATAACCTTTCGATGTGTCCCACCTACTGGAATATTAGGGTTCCACAGAGCATTTCATGCATTTCAATTCAAGGACTATGGACACCCATTTTATCATTTGACTGGGATGATTTTCATGtggaaaataaattaactcATCAAAAGAATAATGTAGCATCCACTGTTAGAGTTGGTCCTCTAGCAGCTAGACGAATTCGACATATCATGCATACTTCATACTCAGCCAATTTTTATGCCAAACATGGAAACCTGTTAATCCCATTGAACTAG
- the LOC128236401 gene encoding protein CEPU-1-like: MKMFLLAGFMSVGLLLTGGDANPPQVKLYRRRGDSVILPCRLASGLDPDTVLVRWKSSKDSYLTSGVRVLKYTNQIEVVKTSKIEWNLLIKSVTDTFAANYTCTSDQQVVLSNVQLLILVAPKIDYGGTSSPEVNVDEGGTVELTCAFTGEPVPNITWFRGADKQPTGITGSKLVLPDVKRYATDVYTCRGENSVSNEDHQINLIVRFPVEVDVMENTVYVKRGGIFTLACIAQGAPLYETYWIDVHGNKVMSTTWKYDFNMESAGAHIPAKFVTLASRTGALTVFDFGPYTCEAKGDGRVAKATVNVVELKELN, translated from the exons ATGAAGATGTTTTTGTTGGCTGGATTTATGTCTGTTG GTCTGCTACTTACTGGCGGCGATGCGAACCCCCCGCAAGTTAAACTCTACCGACGGCGCGGGGATAGTGTTATACTGCCATGCCGCCTGGCTTCCGGCTTGGACCCCGACACGGTCTTGGTCCGCtggaaatcatcaaaagactCTTACCTCACTTCCGGTGTACGTGTACTCAAATACACGAACCAGATTGAGGTCGTCAAGACATCCAAAATTGAATGGAATCTTCTGATTAAGTCGGTCACGGACACATTCGCGGCGAATTACACGTGCACGTCAGATCAACAAGTGGTGCTGTCCAACGTACAGCTTCTGATCTTGGTCGCTCCGAAAATCGACTATGGCGGTACAAGCTCACCGGAAGTGAACGTCGATGAAGGCGGCACAGTGGAACTTACGTGCGCATTTACTGGCGAACCCGTACCGAACATAACGTGGTTTAGGGGTGCCGACAAACAGCCTACCGGCATCACGGGGAGCAAACTTGTTCTGCCTGACGTCAAGCGTTACGCTACCGACGTCTACACGTGTCGTGGAGAGAATTCTGTTAGTAACGAGGATCATCAGATCAATCTTATCGTGAGGTTTCCTGTCGAGGTAGACGTTATGGAAAATACCGTTTACGTCAAGAGGGGAGGTATATTTACGTTAGCGTGTATCGCGCAAGGGGCTCCGTTATACGAAACATACTGGATTGACGTTCATGGTAACAAAGTGATGTCTACAACATGGAAATATGACTTTAACATGGAATCGGCAGGTGCACATATACCGGCTAAGTTCGTCACCTTGGCTTCTCGCACGGGTGCCTTGACCGTTTTCGACTTTGGACCGTACACGTGCGAAGCGAAGGGAGATGGGCGCGTTGCCAAAGCAACTGTGAATGTCGTTGAACTTAAGGAACTCAACTAA